One window from the genome of Deinococcus aquiradiocola encodes:
- a CDS encoding molybdopterin oxidoreductase family protein, whose amino-acid sequence MTALPSTRDVTLTCPLDCPDACRLKITLQRAEDGTERMSKVTGDPDHATTRGFACAKTVHYPARQNHPERPLYPLKRVGGKGADGTLVRVSWDTALDEIAERLKGVLANHGPSAVLRYNYAGTMGLREGTHVHSFFRALGACELDETICATAGTAAWSLGYGARYGVDPGDVPHARTIVLWGINSLSTNSHLTPWLTQARRNGARIWHVDPYRNRTSRFADTHLKLKPGTDAALALGLAREIVTHGWHDETYIAEATEGFAEFREAAEPYTLERTAELTGLSVHEIAELASAMGEHGPTYIRVGYGMTRHENGGTALRAVTLLPAVTGDWRRRGGGCTLSTSGAFALNRERLGAAHLVTPDARHVNMNELAGALAPDAGIHALFVYNTNPAVVAPDSARVQAGMRRDDLMMVVLEQAMTETARLADYVLPATTFVEHADVYTSYGHHSLGYNPATLPAPGEARPNSWVFAELGRRLGLQTPELYWSMDDLLAALLDTPHPYLQGVTPDRLRAEGSVPLNLPGLHAEGTQAGFLPYRDGAGTPSGRVMFTPVPEHRPVQAQLTPQYPLRLLTPPAHHFMNSTYGNVPHLTRAEGNEPHVMVHPHDARAAGVQDAQLARIRSEQGEVQRRVRVTEDVQPGVVVVEGTWWGLSAPDGTSINALTAQTLTDLGGGSTFHNTRVRLSPA is encoded by the coding sequence ATGACCGCGCTGCCCTCCACCCGCGACGTGACCCTCACCTGCCCGCTCGACTGCCCGGACGCCTGCCGCCTGAAGATCACCCTGCAGCGCGCCGAGGACGGCACGGAACGCATGAGCAAAGTGACGGGCGACCCGGACCACGCCACCACCCGAGGCTTCGCGTGCGCGAAAACCGTGCACTATCCGGCCCGCCAGAACCACCCGGAACGGCCGCTGTACCCCCTCAAGCGCGTGGGCGGCAAGGGCGCGGACGGGACGCTGGTGCGCGTCAGCTGGGACACGGCACTGGACGAGATCGCCGAGCGCCTGAAAGGCGTCCTGGCGAACCACGGGCCGAGCGCGGTCCTGCGGTACAACTACGCCGGGACGATGGGCCTGCGCGAAGGGACGCACGTGCACAGCTTCTTCCGCGCGCTGGGTGCCTGCGAGCTGGACGAGACGATCTGCGCGACTGCCGGGACGGCCGCGTGGAGCCTCGGGTACGGCGCGCGGTACGGCGTGGACCCCGGCGACGTGCCGCACGCGCGGACGATCGTGCTGTGGGGCATCAACAGCCTCAGCACCAACAGTCACCTCACGCCGTGGCTGACGCAGGCCCGCCGGAACGGCGCGCGCATCTGGCACGTCGACCCGTACCGCAACCGCACCTCGCGCTTCGCGGACACGCACCTGAAACTGAAGCCCGGCACGGACGCCGCCCTCGCCCTGGGGCTCGCCCGCGAGATCGTGACGCACGGCTGGCACGACGAGACGTACATCGCGGAAGCGACCGAGGGCTTCGCCGAGTTCCGCGAGGCGGCCGAGCCCTACACGCTGGAACGCACGGCCGAACTGACCGGCCTGAGCGTGCACGAGATCGCCGAACTGGCCAGCGCGATGGGTGAGCACGGCCCCACGTACATCCGGGTGGGGTACGGCATGACGCGCCACGAGAACGGCGGGACGGCCCTGCGCGCCGTGACCCTGCTGCCCGCCGTGACGGGCGACTGGCGGCGGCGCGGCGGCGGCTGCACGCTCAGCACGTCCGGTGCCTTCGCCCTGAACCGAGAACGGCTCGGCGCGGCCCACCTCGTGACCCCGGACGCGCGGCACGTCAACATGAACGAACTCGCGGGCGCCCTCGCGCCGGACGCGGGCATCCACGCGCTGTTCGTGTACAACACCAACCCCGCCGTCGTCGCGCCCGACAGCGCCCGCGTGCAGGCCGGCATGCGGCGCGACGACCTGATGATGGTGGTGCTGGAGCAGGCCATGACCGAAACGGCCCGCCTCGCGGACTACGTGCTGCCCGCCACGACCTTCGTGGAGCACGCCGACGTGTACACCAGTTACGGGCACCACTCGCTCGGGTACAACCCCGCCACGCTGCCCGCGCCGGGTGAGGCGCGGCCGAACTCCTGGGTGTTCGCGGAACTCGGGCGGCGACTGGGCCTGCAGACGCCGGAACTGTACTGGAGCATGGACGACCTGCTCGCGGCCCTGCTGGACACGCCACACCCGTACCTGCAGGGCGTCACGCCGGACCGCCTGCGCGCCGAGGGCAGCGTACCCCTGAACCTCCCTGGCCTGCATGCGGAAGGCACGCAGGCGGGATTCCTGCCGTACCGGGACGGGGCGGGCACACCGTCCGGCCGCGTGATGTTCACGCCCGTCCCCGAACACCGCCCCGTGCAGGCCCAGCTCACGCCGCAGTACCCGCTGCGGCTCCTCACGCCGCCCGCGCACCACTTCATGAACAGCACGTACGGCAACGTCCCCCACCTCACGCGCGCCGAGGGGAACGAACCGCACGTCATGGTGCACCCGCACGACGCGCGGGCGGCAGGCGTGCAGGACGCGCAGCTCGCACGCATCCGCAGCGAACAGGGCGAGGTGCAGCGCCGCGTGCGCGTCACGGAAGACGTCCAGCCGGGCGTGGTGGTGGTGGAAGG
- the lepA gene encoding translation elongation factor 4 codes for MKFRNFSIIAHVDHGKSTLADRILESLGAMGERDKRDQTLDTLELERERGITIKSTPVRLKYTRPESVGEGAGEEYIFNLIDTPGHVDFGYEVSRSLAACEGVLLLVDASQGVEAQTIVNAYLAIDSGLEIIPVVNKIDLPAADPEGAAQEMEEVVGIPAEDAIFASGKTGAGIPEILEAIVQRIPAPSGSADAPLKALIFDSVYDAYQGVLLFVRVLEGKVSPKDRINLFSNGKNFEVDRLGTFSPGLIVGQSLEAGEVGWIAAGIRDIQDAQVGDTITRTDFPTTEPFPGFKPAQPVVFSGLYPTDTEDYRKLREALERLKLNDAAFSFEPETSEALGFGFRCGFLGLLHAEIVQERLEREFDLDLIATAPAVIYRLTMTDGEIIETQNPAQFPTRDRMEKVEEPYIKMSVMLPEEHVGAVMQLLQERRGSMVTMNYVGKRVELIYQVPFAEILYDFHDRLKSISRGYASMDYEIIDYREGDLRKVDIYVNNEIVDALAVVVHEDKAYSLGRKIVDKMSEVIPRQMWAVPVQAAIGGKIIARATVKAYRKDVLAKCYGGDISRKKKLLNKQKKGKARMKQIGTVEVPQEAFLAVLSTED; via the coding sequence GTGAAGTTCAGGAATTTTTCCATCATCGCGCACGTCGACCACGGCAAGAGCACCCTTGCCGACCGCATCCTGGAAAGTCTGGGGGCGATGGGCGAACGTGACAAGCGCGACCAGACGCTCGACACGCTGGAACTCGAACGGGAACGCGGCATCACCATCAAGAGCACCCCGGTGCGCCTGAAGTACACGCGGCCCGAATCGGTCGGCGAGGGCGCAGGTGAGGAATACATCTTCAACCTGATCGACACGCCCGGCCACGTGGACTTCGGGTACGAGGTGAGCCGCTCCCTGGCCGCCTGCGAGGGCGTGCTGCTGCTCGTGGACGCCTCGCAGGGCGTCGAGGCGCAGACCATCGTGAACGCGTACCTCGCCATCGACTCGGGCCTGGAGATCATCCCGGTCGTGAACAAGATCGACCTGCCCGCCGCCGACCCGGAAGGGGCCGCGCAGGAGATGGAGGAAGTGGTCGGCATTCCCGCCGAGGACGCCATCTTCGCGTCCGGCAAGACCGGCGCGGGCATCCCCGAGATTCTCGAAGCGATCGTGCAGCGCATCCCCGCCCCGAGCGGCAGCGCCGACGCGCCCCTCAAGGCCCTGATCTTCGACAGCGTGTACGACGCGTACCAGGGCGTGCTGCTGTTCGTGCGCGTGCTGGAAGGCAAGGTCAGCCCCAAGGACCGCATCAACCTCTTCTCGAACGGCAAGAACTTCGAGGTGGACCGCCTCGGCACCTTCTCGCCCGGCCTGATCGTCGGCCAGAGCCTCGAGGCGGGCGAGGTCGGCTGGATCGCGGCCGGGATCCGCGACATTCAGGACGCGCAGGTGGGCGACACCATCACCCGCACGGACTTCCCGACCACCGAACCGTTCCCCGGCTTCAAACCCGCGCAGCCGGTCGTGTTCTCGGGCCTGTACCCCACCGACACCGAGGATTACCGCAAGCTGCGCGAGGCGCTCGAACGCCTGAAGCTGAACGACGCGGCCTTCAGTTTCGAGCCGGAAACGTCCGAAGCGCTCGGCTTCGGCTTCCGCTGCGGCTTCCTGGGCCTGCTGCACGCCGAGATCGTGCAGGAACGCCTGGAGCGCGAGTTCGACCTCGACCTGATCGCCACGGCGCCCGCCGTCATCTACCGCCTCACCATGACGGACGGCGAGATCATCGAGACGCAGAACCCCGCGCAGTTCCCCACCCGCGACCGCATGGAGAAGGTCGAGGAACCGTACATCAAGATGAGCGTCATGCTGCCCGAGGAGCACGTCGGGGCCGTGATGCAGCTGCTGCAGGAACGCCGGGGCAGCATGGTCACCATGAACTACGTCGGCAAGCGCGTGGAACTGATCTATCAGGTGCCGTTCGCGGAAATCCTGTACGACTTCCACGACCGCCTCAAGAGCATCTCGCGCGGGTACGCCAGCATGGACTACGAGATCATCGACTACCGCGAGGGCGACCTGCGCAAGGTCGACATCTACGTGAACAACGAGATCGTGGACGCGCTGGCCGTGGTGGTGCACGAGGACAAGGCGTACAGCCTGGGCCGCAAGATCGTGGACAAGATGTCGGAAGTCATCCCGCGTCAGATGTGGGCGGTGCCGGTGCAGGCCGCGATCGGCGGGAAGATCATCGCGCGCGCCACCGTCAAGGCGTACCGCAAGGACGTGCTCGCCAAGTGCTACGGCGGCGACATCAGCCGCAAGAAGAAACTGCTGAACAAGCAGAAGAAAGGCAAGGCGCGCATGAAGCAGATCGGCACGGTCGAAGTGCCGCAGGAAGCGTTCCTGGCGGTCCTCAGCACCGAGGACTGA